AGCCCGGCGGGGGTGGCCTGCGCGAGGAGGGCATCGAGAGTTTCCCGGAGCAGAGGGGCGCGGTTGTGCGTGGCCACGATCACGGAGATGGCGACGGGCCGGGTCACGGCCGACCTGCCGTTCGTGGCCTGGTGACCGGGGGGCTGGGCGCATTCCGCTCGTACGCCCGGAGCTCGGGCCGACGTCGAAGATCCCGGCGGACCCCGCGCCGCCCGATCGACTCGACGATCAAGCTCGCCAGCTTGCCGCTGCGCCGCCAGCCCAGCCTCCTCTGTGTCTTTTTCGCGACCCACTCCCAGGCGAGCCGACGGTGACCGGTCAGCCATCGGTAGTGATCGCCGATCCACCAGTCGTCCGCCGGGATGTCCCATCGCTCACGAAAGCAGGCGAGGCTGATCCGATTCCACGCGTCACTCCAGCGGAGGAGAAAGTAGGGCAGATCCGACCAGAGGAAAGGGGGCGGCTGCTGATTCGAGACCAGAGCGGCCGGTTCGAGGTACACCGGATACCCCGCGTCGCGGAGCTGGAGACAGATGTTCAGGCTCTCGGCGCAGCTCAGGTAGCGCGGATCCTGGTGGCCGAACTTGTCGAACGTCTCGGACCTGAGCAGCATGCAATGATACTCGACCAGCTCGGTCGGCTCACGGCGCAGATGGTCCTGCACCTCCGTGACGAGCTGCTGAGGAAAGCGGTGCTCCTCGTAGAACGCGCGCCGTCCGTTGTTCTCGCGGATATGGGCGAGGCCCCCGGCCATGTGGATGATCCCCAGCGCGGGGTTCTCGTTGCAATACAGCGGGCCCACGGCCCAGGCCTCCGTCTCGTCGGCGCATTCCACGAGCCGGTCGAGCCAGCCGGGCGTCACCACCACGTCATTGTCGATGAAGCACACGTACTCCGTGTCGACGTGCGGGAGGGCGAGGGCACGTGCTTCGGTCGGCGAGAGGTAGTGGTCCGTCCGCACCA
This is a stretch of genomic DNA from Candidatus Methylomirabilota bacterium. It encodes these proteins:
- a CDS encoding glycosyltransferase — encoded protein: MTDIRTTVVVVPREQFRVTRPALESICAHTALPYKLVYVDGGSPPSTRRYLQARSRQRGFSLVRTDHYLSPTEARALALPHVDTEYVCFIDNDVVVTPGWLDRLVECADETEAWAVGPLYCNENPALGIIHMAGGLAHIRENNGRRAFYEEHRFPQQLVTEVQDHLRREPTELVEYHCMLLRSETFDKFGHQDPRYLSCAESLNICLQLRDAGYPVYLEPAALVSNQQPPPFLWSDLPYFLLRWSDAWNRISLACFRERWDIPADDWWIGDHYRWLTGHRRLAWEWVAKKTQRRLGWRRSGKLASLIVESIGRRGVRRDLRRRPELRAYERNAPSPPVTRPRTAGRP